From one Variovorax sp. PBL-H6 genomic stretch:
- a CDS encoding acyl-CoA thioesterase, which translates to MNSITLRFLAEPSTVNFGGKVHGGTVMKWIDEAGYACATTWSKRYCVTVFIGSIRFHHPIMIGDLVEVDARLAYTGTSSMNIVVEVRSGDMKGGEMQKTAECLIVFVSVDSHGRPLPVSPYVPGTSDDTVLAERVRVHLTASRAASGQS; encoded by the coding sequence ATGAACAGCATCACCCTGCGCTTCCTCGCCGAGCCCAGCACCGTCAACTTCGGCGGCAAGGTCCACGGCGGCACTGTCATGAAGTGGATCGACGAAGCGGGCTACGCCTGCGCGACCACCTGGTCCAAGCGCTACTGCGTGACGGTGTTCATCGGCAGCATCCGCTTCCACCACCCGATCATGATCGGCGACCTGGTCGAGGTCGATGCCCGGCTGGCCTACACCGGCACCAGCAGCATGAACATCGTGGTGGAGGTGCGCAGCGGCGACATGAAGGGAGGCGAGATGCAGAAGACGGCCGAATGCCTGATCGTCTTCGTGTCGGTCGACTCGCACGGCCGGCCGCTGCCGGTGAGCCCCTACGTACCCGGCACCTCCGACGATACGGTCCTGGCCGAGCGGGTGCGCGTTCACCTCACCGCCTCGCGCGCCGCATCCGGCCAGAGCTAG
- a CDS encoding LysR family transcriptional regulator encodes MAKLDLEWLAVFDEIYKTGSVSKAAERLGLAQAAASTMLNKLRAHFDDRLFARTAQGMQPTPYAQRMLPHVREALSQIEQARGSRSSFDPARAQRNFRICMTDISEVVLLPGLLDHLRRTAPGVRIETEIISTDSGRRLADGEVDLAVGFMPQLDAGFYQQTLFMQKFVCLAARNHPRIGERLTRKRFEAEAHAVISSSGTGHAIVDKTIARLGVKREVVVALSSFLSVARIVAHTELIVIVPRILGEVLATQEPVKLLEPPFALPHYAVKQHWHERFHADPGNAWLRRTVARLFGPGKATGLA; translated from the coding sequence ATGGCCAAGCTCGATCTCGAATGGCTCGCCGTCTTCGACGAGATCTACAAGACCGGCAGCGTCTCGAAAGCCGCCGAGCGCCTGGGGCTGGCGCAGGCCGCCGCCAGCACCATGCTCAACAAGCTGCGGGCGCACTTCGACGACCGGCTGTTCGCGCGCACCGCGCAGGGGATGCAACCGACGCCCTATGCGCAGCGCATGCTGCCGCACGTGCGCGAGGCGCTGTCGCAGATCGAACAGGCGCGCGGCAGCCGCAGCAGCTTCGACCCGGCCCGGGCGCAGCGCAACTTCCGTATCTGCATGACGGACATCAGCGAGGTGGTGCTGCTGCCCGGCCTGCTCGATCACCTGCGCCGAACGGCTCCCGGGGTGCGCATCGAGACCGAGATCATCTCCACCGACAGCGGCAGGCGGCTGGCCGATGGCGAGGTGGACCTGGCGGTGGGCTTCATGCCGCAGCTGGACGCGGGCTTCTACCAGCAGACGCTCTTCATGCAGAAGTTCGTCTGCCTGGCAGCGCGCAACCATCCACGCATCGGCGAGCGACTCACGCGCAAGCGCTTCGAGGCCGAGGCGCACGCGGTGATCTCTTCTTCCGGCACCGGGCACGCGATCGTCGACAAGACCATCGCTCGCCTGGGTGTGAAGCGTGAGGTGGTGGTGGCGCTGTCCAGCTTCCTGAGCGTGGCGCGCATCGTGGCCCACACCGAGCTGATCGTGATCGTGCCGCGCATCCTGGGCGAGGTGCTCGCCACCCAGGAGCCGGTGAAGCTGCTGGAGCCGCCCTTCGCGCTGCCGCACTATGCGGTCAAGCAGCACTGGCACGAGCGCTTCCACGCCGACCCCGGCAACGCCTGGCTGCGGCGCACGGTGGCGCGCCTCTTCGGCCCGGGAAAGGCAACGGGGCTCGCATAA
- a CDS encoding HAMP domain-containing protein: MNVLDKSIATGSLEEMAILLDALTRFRKGDAEIRLPQHWTGLSGKVADVFNDVVEQNAMLAAELVRLRQVVGKEGQLKQRAAMFETRGFWGESIECVNALIDDLVHPTTEVARVIGAVAQGDLSKSMALEVDGRPLEGEFLRTAKTINKMVEQLGNFSAEVTRVAREVGTEGKLGGQAKVKGVAGTWKDLTDSVNSMAGNLTDQVRNIADVTTAVAKGDLSKKIDVDVKGEFLTLRNTINTMVDQLRSFASEVTRVAREVGTEGSLGGQARVEGVSGTWKDLTDSVNSMAGNLTSQVRNIADVTKAVAAGDLSKKITVDVKGEILELKNTVNTMVDQLNSFAAEVTRVAREVGTEGKLGGQADVQGVAGTWKDLTESVNFMAGNLTSQVRNIADVTKAVAAGDLSKKITVDVKGEISELKNTINTMVDQLNSFAAEVTRVAREVGTEGKLGGQADVQGVAGTWKDLTESVNSMAGNLTDQVRNIADVTTAVAKGDLSKKITVAVKGEILELKNTVNTMVDQLNSFAAEVTRVAREVGTEGKLGGQADVQGVAGTWKDLTDSVNSMASNLTSQVRNIADVTKAVAAGDLSKKITVDVKGEILELKATINTMVDQLSSFAAEVTRVAREVGTEGRLGGQAQVRDVSGTWKDLTDNVNFMAGNLTGQVRGIAKVVTAVANGDLQQKLMVEAKGEIAALTETINSMTDTLATFADQVTTVAREVGVEGKLGGQAKVPGAAGTWKGLTENVNQLAANLTTQVRAIAEVATAVTQGDLTRSITVEARGEVAALKDTINEMIRNLKDTTQKNTEQDWLKTNLAKFSRMLQGQKDLLTVGQLILSELAPVVGAQQAEFYMLTTNTATPRLKLFASYASGGQAVHGKEIDLGQGLVGQCAVEKTKILLTNVPSTAFRIATGLSEGAAMDVIVLPVIFEGEVRGVLELASLERFNPSHQAFLDQLTESIGIVINTISANMRTEDLLTQSQSLAEELQSRQQELQQTNEALQEKARLLVHQNQEVERKNQEVEQARQALEEKAEQLALTSKYKSEFLANMSHELRTPLNSLLILSDQLCKNSEGNLTARQVEFAKTIHLSGNDLLMLINDILDLSKIESGTVAVELSELRIDDLQRSVERSFRHVAEAKHVDFDIRSAGPLPETLVTDVKRLQQIIKNLLSNAFKFTHQGSVAMTVSMVDSGWSADNESLNRAGRVMAFSVADTGIGISADKQQIVFEAFQQADGSTSRKYGGTGLGLAISRELARLLGGEIRLASAPAQGSTFTLYLPQSYSSPRGARLGRSAASGHDRRAEARKPARRAHPADEPVPTPHVEPETTGELSSLNIANDDRDNILPGEKVLLVVENDLAFARMLLQAARRAGYKGLVSPSGAGALALARDHRPMLMTLDIYLPDMEGWRILERLKADLATRHIPICVVSTDDSRERAMASGAVGFLAKPLQSIDEVDAALAQLNSFVEAPSRKLLVAMQPSAQRDSYAAALPRGDIEIVIAESADAARRALASGDIDALATDGCLDGLGRADVAEFVEGRPAALRQLPVLLFKPPPGHPVPGWERGPAGAVMRVADSLEALIDATAFSLHRDMARMSERERRAVEATHQASDSLAGRKVLIVDDDMRNIFALAAVLDAQGMAIVSAENGRDAIRLVKEDPSIDIVLMDIMMPEMDGMQTMRELRKLPRGKQLPLVAVTAKAMKGDREKCIEAGAWDYLSKPVDTAYLLMVLRGWLCK; this comes from the coding sequence ATGAACGTCCTGGACAAATCGATCGCGACCGGGTCGCTGGAGGAAATGGCCATCCTGCTCGATGCGCTGACGCGCTTTCGCAAGGGTGACGCCGAGATCCGCCTGCCGCAGCACTGGACCGGCCTGTCCGGCAAGGTGGCCGATGTCTTCAACGACGTGGTCGAGCAGAACGCGATGCTGGCCGCCGAGCTGGTGCGGCTGCGCCAGGTGGTCGGCAAGGAGGGCCAGCTCAAGCAGCGTGCGGCCATGTTCGAGACCCGCGGCTTCTGGGGCGAGTCGATCGAGTGCGTCAATGCCCTGATCGACGACCTGGTCCACCCCACCACCGAGGTCGCGCGCGTGATCGGGGCAGTGGCGCAGGGCGACCTGTCCAAGAGCATGGCGCTGGAGGTGGACGGCCGGCCGCTGGAGGGCGAGTTCCTGCGCACCGCCAAGACCATCAACAAGATGGTGGAACAGCTCGGCAACTTCTCCGCCGAGGTGACGCGGGTCGCGCGCGAGGTGGGCACCGAGGGCAAGCTGGGCGGCCAGGCCAAGGTCAAGGGCGTGGCCGGTACCTGGAAGGACCTGACCGACTCCGTCAACTCGATGGCGGGCAACCTGACCGACCAGGTGCGCAACATCGCCGACGTGACCACCGCCGTGGCCAAGGGCGACCTGTCCAAGAAGATCGACGTGGACGTGAAGGGCGAGTTCCTGACGCTGCGCAACACGATCAACACCATGGTCGACCAGCTGCGCTCGTTCGCCTCCGAGGTGACGCGGGTGGCCCGCGAGGTGGGCACCGAGGGGTCGCTGGGCGGCCAGGCGCGGGTCGAAGGCGTCTCGGGCACCTGGAAGGACCTGACCGATTCGGTGAACTCGATGGCCGGCAACCTGACCAGCCAGGTGCGCAACATCGCCGACGTGACCAAGGCGGTGGCGGCGGGCGACCTCTCCAAGAAGATCACGGTGGACGTGAAGGGCGAGATCCTGGAGCTGAAGAACACCGTCAACACCATGGTCGACCAGCTCAACTCCTTCGCCGCCGAGGTGACGCGGGTGGCGCGCGAGGTGGGCACCGAAGGCAAGCTGGGCGGCCAGGCCGACGTGCAGGGCGTCGCGGGCACCTGGAAGGACCTCACCGAGTCGGTCAACTTCATGGCCGGCAACCTGACCTCGCAGGTGCGCAACATCGCCGACGTGACCAAGGCGGTGGCCGCGGGCGACCTGTCCAAGAAGATCACGGTGGACGTGAAAGGCGAGATATCCGAGCTGAAGAACACCATCAACACCATGGTGGACCAGCTCAATTCCTTCGCGGCCGAAGTGACGCGGGTGGCGCGCGAGGTGGGCACCGAAGGCAAGCTGGGCGGCCAGGCCGACGTGCAGGGCGTCGCCGGCACCTGGAAGGACCTCACCGAGTCGGTCAACTCGATGGCCGGCAACCTGACCGACCAGGTGCGCAACATCGCCGACGTGACCACCGCCGTCGCCAAGGGCGATCTCTCCAAGAAGATCACGGTGGCCGTGAAGGGGGAGATCCTGGAGCTGAAGAACACCGTCAACACCATGGTGGACCAGCTCAATTCCTTCGCCGCCGAAGTGACGCGGGTGGCGCGCGAAGTGGGCACCGAAGGCAAGCTGGGCGGCCAGGCCGATGTGCAGGGCGTGGCCGGCACCTGGAAGGACCTCACCGACTCGGTGAACTCGATGGCCTCGAACCTCACCTCGCAGGTGCGCAACATCGCCGACGTGACCAAGGCCGTGGCCGCGGGCGACCTCTCCAAGAAGATCACCGTGGACGTGAAGGGCGAGATCCTCGAGCTCAAGGCCACCATCAACACCATGGTGGACCAGCTCTCCTCCTTCGCCGCCGAGGTGACGCGGGTGGCGCGCGAGGTCGGGACCGAGGGCCGGCTGGGCGGCCAGGCCCAGGTGCGCGACGTCTCCGGCACCTGGAAGGACCTCACCGACAACGTCAACTTCATGGCCGGCAACCTGACCGGGCAGGTGCGCGGCATCGCCAAGGTGGTGACAGCCGTGGCCAACGGCGACCTCCAGCAGAAGCTCATGGTCGAAGCCAAGGGCGAGATCGCGGCGTTGACCGAGACCATCAACAGCATGACCGACACGCTGGCCACCTTCGCCGACCAGGTGACGACGGTGGCGCGCGAGGTGGGCGTCGAGGGCAAGCTCGGCGGCCAGGCCAAGGTGCCCGGCGCCGCCGGCACCTGGAAGGGCCTGACCGAGAACGTGAACCAGCTGGCCGCCAACCTGACGACCCAGGTGCGCGCCATCGCGGAGGTGGCGACCGCCGTGACACAGGGCGACCTGACGCGCTCCATCACGGTGGAGGCGCGCGGCGAGGTCGCGGCCCTGAAGGACACGATCAACGAGATGATCCGCAACCTGAAGGACACCACCCAGAAGAACACCGAGCAGGACTGGCTCAAGACCAACCTGGCCAAGTTCAGCCGAATGCTGCAGGGGCAGAAGGACCTGCTCACGGTGGGGCAGCTGATCCTCTCCGAGCTGGCGCCCGTGGTGGGAGCGCAGCAGGCGGAGTTCTACATGCTGACCACCAACACGGCGACGCCCCGGCTGAAGCTCTTCGCCAGCTACGCCTCGGGCGGCCAGGCGGTGCACGGGAAGGAAATCGACCTGGGCCAGGGCCTGGTCGGCCAGTGCGCCGTCGAGAAGACCAAGATCCTGCTGACCAACGTGCCGAGCACGGCGTTCCGTATCGCGACCGGCCTGTCGGAAGGCGCGGCCATGGACGTGATCGTGCTGCCGGTGATCTTCGAGGGCGAGGTGCGCGGGGTGCTGGAGCTGGCCTCGCTGGAGCGCTTCAATCCGTCGCACCAGGCCTTCCTGGACCAGTTGACCGAGTCGATCGGCATCGTGATCAACACGATCTCGGCCAACATGCGCACCGAGGACCTGCTCACGCAGTCGCAGTCGCTGGCCGAGGAGCTGCAGAGCCGCCAGCAGGAGCTGCAGCAGACCAACGAGGCGCTGCAGGAAAAGGCGCGCCTGCTGGTGCACCAGAACCAGGAGGTGGAGCGCAAGAACCAGGAGGTGGAGCAGGCCCGCCAGGCGCTGGAGGAAAAGGCCGAGCAGCTCGCGCTCACCTCCAAGTACAAGTCCGAGTTCCTGGCCAACATGTCGCACGAGCTGCGCACGCCGCTCAACAGCCTGCTCATCCTGTCGGACCAGCTCTGCAAGAACAGCGAGGGCAACCTGACGGCCCGGCAGGTCGAGTTCGCCAAGACCATCCACCTCTCGGGCAACGACCTGCTGATGCTGATCAACGACATCCTCGACCTGTCGAAGATCGAGTCGGGCACGGTGGCGGTGGAGCTCAGCGAGCTCAGGATCGACGACCTGCAGCGCTCGGTGGAGCGCAGCTTCCGCCATGTGGCCGAGGCCAAGCACGTGGACTTCGACATCCGTTCCGCGGGGCCGCTGCCCGAGACCCTCGTGACGGACGTCAAGCGGCTGCAGCAGATCATCAAGAACCTGCTGTCCAACGCCTTCAAGTTCACGCACCAGGGCTCGGTGGCCATGACGGTGTCCATGGTCGACAGCGGCTGGTCGGCCGACAACGAGAGCCTCAACCGTGCCGGCCGGGTCATGGCCTTCTCGGTCGCCGACACCGGCATCGGGATTTCCGCGGACAAGCAGCAAATCGTGTTCGAGGCCTTCCAGCAGGCGGACGGCTCGACCTCCCGCAAGTACGGCGGCACCGGGCTGGGCCTGGCGATCAGCCGCGAGCTGGCACGGCTGCTGGGCGGCGAGATCCGGCTGGCGAGTGCGCCGGCGCAGGGCAGCACCTTCACGCTGTACCTGCCGCAGAGCTACAGCTCGCCGCGCGGCGCCCGCCTGGGCCGGTCCGCCGCCTCCGGGCACGACCGGCGGGCCGAGGCGCGCAAGCCTGCGCGCCGCGCGCACCCGGCCGACGAGCCGGTCCCCACGCCGCACGTCGAGCCGGAGACCACGGGCGAGCTGTCCTCGCTCAATATCGCCAACGACGATCGGGACAACATCCTGCCGGGCGAGAAGGTCCTCCTGGTCGTGGAGAACGACCTCGCCTTCGCCAGGATGCTGCTGCAGGCAGCGCGCCGCGCCGGCTACAAGGGCCTGGTAAGCCCCAGCGGCGCAGGCGCGCTGGCGCTGGCGCGCGACCACCGGCCGATGCTCATGACGCTCGACATCTACCTGCCCGACATGGAGGGCTGGCGCATCCTGGAACGCCTGAAGGCGGACCTGGCGACAAGGCACATCCCGATTTGCGTCGTGTCGACCGACGACTCGCGCGAACGGGCGATGGCGTCCGGCGCCGTCGGCTTCCTGGCCAAGCCGCTGCAGTCGATCGACGAGGTGGACGCGGCACTGGCGCAGTTGAATAGCTTCGTCGAGGCCCCGAGCCGCAAGCTGCTGGTCGCGATGCAGCCGAGTGCCCAGCGCGACAGCTATGCTGCCGCCCTGCCCCGCGGCGACATCGAGATCGTGATCGCGGAAAGCGCCGACGCGGCTCGCCGCGCGCTCGCGTCCGGCGACATCGACGCTCTCGCGACAGACGGCTGTCTGGATGGCCTCGGCCGCGCGGACGTGGCGGAGTTCGTTGAAGGTCGCCCCGCGGCTCTCCGGCAGTTGCCGGTGCTCCTCTTCAAGCCGCCGCCTGGCCACCCCGTGCCGGGTTGGGAGCGCGGTCCCGCCGGCGCCGTGATGCGGGTTGCCGATTCGCTGGAAGCGCTGATCGACGCCACCGCCTTCAGCCTGCATCGCGACATGGCCCGGATGTCCGAGCGCGAGCGGCGCGCCGTGGAAGCGACGCACCAGGCCTCTGATTCCCTGGCGGGCCGGAAGGTGCTGATCGTCGACGACGACATGCGCAACATCTTCGCGCTGGCGGCCGTGCTGGACGCACAGGGCATGGCCATCGTGTCGGCGGAGAACGGCCGCGATGCGATCCGCCTGGTGAAAGAGGACCCCTCCATCGACATCGTGCTGATGGACATCATGATGCCGGAGATGGACGGCATGCAGACCATGCGCGAGCTGCGCAAGCTGCCGCGCGGCAAGCAGTTGCCGCTCGTGGCCGTGACGGCCAAGGCCATGAAGGGAGACCGCGAGAAGTGCATCGAGGCCGGCGCCTGGGACTACCTGTCGAAGCCGGTCGACACGGCCTACCTGCTGATGGTTCTTCGGGGTTGGCTGTGCAAATAG
- the gtdA gene encoding gentisate 1,2-dioxygenase produces the protein MNTASQATRGDAAQRHDYYERIRPLNLTPLWESLHALVPREPQTPCVPALWRYDEIRPLLMESAALITAEEAVRRVLVLENPAIPGRSSITQSLYAGLQLIMPGEVAPSHRHVQSALRFIVDGQGAYTTVGGERTTMFPGDFIITPSWAWHDHGNEGIGGVSEPVVWLDGLDIPMLRFFDAGFAENDDAKVQHVARPEGNSLARFGHNMVPVRHDHVAPTSPIFNYPYARSREALAQLQKQEAPDAWMGHKLRYVNPLTGGAPMPTIGTNLQLLPKGFAGKTHRATDGTVYSVVEGRGTAEIGGQRFDFGPRDTFVVPSWAPLRLSAAEDAVLFSFSDRPVQQAMGVLREAFLQDA, from the coding sequence ATGAACACCGCCTCCCAGGCGACCCGCGGCGACGCCGCCCAGCGCCATGACTACTACGAGCGCATCCGGCCGCTGAACCTCACGCCGTTGTGGGAATCGCTGCATGCGCTGGTGCCGCGCGAGCCGCAGACGCCCTGCGTCCCCGCGCTCTGGCGCTACGACGAGATCCGCCCGCTGCTGATGGAATCGGCCGCACTCATCACCGCCGAGGAAGCGGTGCGCCGCGTGCTGGTGCTGGAGAACCCGGCGATCCCCGGCCGCTCCTCGATCACCCAGTCGCTGTATGCCGGCCTGCAACTGATCATGCCCGGTGAGGTCGCGCCCTCGCACCGCCATGTGCAGTCGGCGCTGCGCTTCATCGTCGACGGCCAGGGGGCCTACACCACGGTGGGTGGGGAGCGCACCACCATGTTCCCGGGCGACTTCATCATCACGCCCTCGTGGGCCTGGCACGACCACGGCAACGAGGGCATCGGCGGCGTGAGCGAGCCGGTGGTCTGGCTCGACGGCCTCGACATTCCGATGCTGCGCTTCTTCGACGCCGGCTTCGCCGAGAACGACGACGCCAAGGTGCAGCACGTGGCCCGGCCCGAAGGCAACAGCCTGGCGCGCTTCGGCCACAACATGGTGCCGGTGCGGCACGACCATGTCGCGCCGACCTCGCCGATCTTCAACTACCCCTATGCGCGCAGCCGCGAGGCGCTGGCCCAGTTGCAGAAGCAGGAGGCGCCCGACGCCTGGATGGGGCACAAGCTGCGCTACGTCAATCCGCTGACCGGCGGCGCGCCGATGCCCACCATCGGGACGAACCTGCAGCTGCTGCCCAAGGGCTTCGCCGGCAAGACACACCGGGCCACGGACGGAACGGTCTACAGCGTGGTCGAAGGGCGCGGCACGGCCGAGATCGGCGGCCAGCGCTTCGACTTCGGACCGCGCGACACCTTCGTCGTGCCTTCGTGGGCGCCGCTGCGCCTCTCGGCGGCCGAGGACGCCGTGCTGTTCAGCTTCTCCGACCGTCCGGTGCAGCAAGCGATGGGCGTGCTGCGCGAGGCCTTCCTGCAGGACGCCTGA
- a CDS encoding fumarylacetoacetate hydrolase family protein, translated as MSYVITPPATVGLPIVGTSDLFPVRRVYCVGRNYAAHAREMGFDPDREPPFFFCKPNDDASVVPVPAGETVGIPYPGQTANYHYEAELVVLIGQAGRDIAVEDAAQHIYGYAVGLDMTRRDLQMRMREQGRPWEIGKAFDFSAPVGPVRRRADTGEIDGGAITLEVNGETRQKSDIRNLIWSVNEVIANLSTLFTLQPGDLIFTGTPEGVGPVQRGQTMHVRIDGLDPISVRVDR; from the coding sequence ATGTCCTATGTCATCACGCCGCCGGCGACGGTCGGTCTCCCGATTGTCGGAACGTCCGACCTGTTCCCGGTGCGCCGCGTCTATTGCGTGGGCCGCAACTACGCGGCGCATGCACGCGAGATGGGCTTCGACCCGGACCGCGAGCCGCCCTTCTTCTTCTGCAAGCCCAACGACGATGCGTCGGTGGTGCCGGTGCCGGCCGGCGAGACGGTGGGCATCCCCTATCCGGGCCAGACCGCCAACTACCACTACGAGGCCGAACTGGTGGTGCTGATCGGCCAGGCCGGCCGGGACATCGCGGTCGAAGACGCCGCGCAGCACATCTATGGCTACGCGGTCGGCCTGGACATGACGCGCCGCGACCTGCAGATGAGGATGCGCGAGCAGGGCCGGCCCTGGGAGATCGGCAAGGCCTTCGACTTCTCGGCGCCCGTCGGGCCGGTGCGCAGGCGCGCCGACACGGGGGAGATCGACGGCGGCGCGATCACGCTGGAGGTGAACGGCGAGACGCGCCAGAAGAGCGACATCCGCAACCTGATCTGGTCGGTCAACGAGGTGATCGCCAATCTCTCGACGCTGTTCACGCTGCAGCCCGGTGACCTGATCTTCACCGGCACGCCCGAGGGCGTGGGCCCGGTGCAGCGCGGCCAGACCATGCACGTGCGCATCGACGGCCTCGATCCCATCTCCGTGCGCGTGGATCGATGA
- a CDS encoding 3-hydroxybenzoate 6-monooxygenase, which translates to MSTPRQGKPSVLLVGGGIGGMAAALALARLGMTIELLEQSAAIGEIGAGLQLGPNAFAALDALGVGEAVRRGSVFTDRLVMMDAVDCSEVASVPVGEAFRARFGNPYAVSHRADLHGAIHEAVKQHPLIRFHTSAQVEQLDIGERGVTAVTRDGRRFQADAIVGCDGVKSVVRSKLIGDAPRVSGHVVYRAVVPAADMPEDLRWNAPVVWAGPNCHLVHYPLRHGEQYNLVVTFHSRYDEEWGVTDGSKEEVLSYFEGVHARPRQLLDRPTSWRRWSTADREPVANWSQGAATLLGDAAHPMMQYLAQGACMALEDAVTLGAAVEACDFDLPAAFQLYSAARVARTARVVLSVREMGRLYHAKGVERLVRNSLWVGRTQERFYDAVEWLYAWNPAACLEA; encoded by the coding sequence ATGAGCACCCCACGACAAGGAAAGCCCTCCGTGCTGCTGGTCGGCGGCGGCATCGGCGGCATGGCGGCGGCGCTGGCGCTGGCGCGGCTGGGCATGACCATCGAGCTGCTGGAGCAAAGCGCTGCCATCGGCGAGATCGGCGCCGGCCTCCAGCTCGGCCCCAATGCCTTCGCCGCGCTCGATGCACTGGGCGTCGGCGAGGCGGTGCGCCGTGGCTCGGTGTTCACCGACCGGCTGGTGATGATGGATGCGGTCGACTGCAGCGAGGTCGCCTCGGTCCCGGTCGGTGAAGCCTTCCGCGCGCGCTTCGGCAATCCTTATGCGGTGAGCCACCGCGCCGACCTGCACGGTGCGATCCACGAGGCTGTCAAGCAGCACCCGCTGATCCGCTTCCACACCTCGGCGCAGGTCGAGCAGCTCGACATCGGCGAGCGGGGCGTGACGGCGGTCACCCGCGACGGGCGGCGCTTCCAGGCCGACGCCATCGTCGGATGCGACGGCGTCAAGTCGGTGGTGCGCAGCAAGCTGATCGGCGATGCGCCGCGCGTCTCGGGCCACGTGGTCTACCGCGCCGTGGTGCCGGCCGCCGACATGCCGGAGGACCTGCGCTGGAACGCGCCGGTGGTCTGGGCCGGCCCGAACTGCCACCTCGTTCACTATCCGCTGCGCCACGGCGAGCAGTACAACCTGGTGGTGACCTTTCACAGCCGCTACGACGAGGAATGGGGCGTGACCGACGGCAGCAAGGAGGAGGTGCTCTCGTATTTCGAGGGCGTGCACGCGCGCCCTCGCCAGCTGCTGGACCGGCCCACCTCCTGGCGCCGCTGGAGCACCGCCGACCGCGAGCCGGTCGCGAACTGGAGCCAGGGCGCGGCCACGCTGCTGGGCGACGCGGCGCATCCGATGATGCAGTACCTCGCGCAGGGCGCCTGCATGGCCCTCGAGGACGCGGTGACGCTGGGCGCTGCCGTCGAGGCCTGCGACTTCGACCTGCCTGCGGCGTTCCAGCTCTATTCGGCTGCGCGCGTGGCGCGCACCGCACGCGTCGTGCTGTCGGTGCGCGAGATGGGCCGGCTCTACCACGCCAAGGGCGTGGAGCGGCTGGTGCGCAACAGCCTGTGGGTCGGCCGCACGCAGGAACGCTTCTACGATGCGGTGGAATGGCTCTACGCATGGAACCCCGCAGCGTGCTTGGAGGCATGA